From Excalfactoria chinensis isolate bCotChi1 chromosome 14, bCotChi1.hap2, whole genome shotgun sequence:
CACCCCAAAACAGCTTTTAGGGGGTACCGACAGCAGCGCGGGGTCGGGGGGACACTGCGGGCTctgcttccccttcctctccccccttccccccccccgccccccgcgAACGGTTCTTTTggcatagaaaaataaatggttcCTCGTTGGGCTCCTCTATTCCCGGGGGGGGGAAACAGCATTTCGGGGAGCCCGTGAAGGGGCTGCGGGGGGCCATTcccgggggggggggtctctgTGCTGACTGGGCTGAAGCATCCTTCACatggggggggcgggggggcaCGGAGGGGCCCAGCGCGGTCGCTAGCACCGAGGGGGCAGCGTGTCCCCATGTGCCGCGCGGGGACCCCCCCAACACCCTCCGCCGGGCCTTTGGCCGTCGCTAGAAAAAGGGCATCTATAGGGAGGGCGAGGAGGGGCGGTCCTTAGGGCGGGGGGGGGATCTGTGCCCCCAGGAGGTCGTAGGCGAAGATGTTCCAGAAGACGGCGAAGAGCAGGAAGGTGCCGTAAGAGAGCAGCACCACCCACCAGCCGCACTGGTCCCGCAGGCTCTCCTCGTAGCTGCGCAGGATGGTCAGCCCCATGCTGATACCCACGATGGCTCCGGCCAGGTGTGCCATGAAACTGGGCTGCGGGCCCGAGGCGGGCAGCGGAGGCGAGAAGCGGAGCCACACGGCGCGTCCCACCTCCGAGCTCACTGCGGGACAGCGGCGGTGGCATCGGGGTCCCTCCCCGAGCTGCTGACCCCAAACCCGCCCCCGCTGTCCCCGTACTCACTGCAAACCAGCGCCAGCACCATGCGCAGCAGCTTGTAGGGGCAGCGCATCCCGGCCCAGTTCTGAGGGCGGACAGATGGTGGGTGGGTATGGGgcaccctgcagagctgtgccctgtCCCCATGGTGTGCCCCGGGCCCTGCTTGCCAGCCGTGCCATCCCAAGGTGCCACCCTCCAGTGGCACCACCCCTTGATGCCCAAACCACATTCTCACCCCAATGGTCCTAACCCTGTGATGCCCATCCCATGAAGACCACCCTACAGACTCACCCCACGTGCTCATCCCACGGCATTCACCCCACAATCCCATTCCATGACACCCAACCCATGGTGACCACCCTCCCACCTCATGATGCCCACCCTATGACCATAACTGCACAATCTCACACCACGATGCCCAGCCCATGATGCCCACCCTACAATTTCATCCCATGGAACCAACCATATTACGTCAACCCCACGGTGCTGCCACCCCACAACACCCACTCCATGATCTCACACAACGATGCCCACCCCACGCTGCCCACCCTGCACCTTCACTCCATGGTGCCCACTCAGTGATACCAACCTCATTATACCCACCCCACGACCTTACACCATGATGCCCAACTCTCAACGCCCACCCCACAACCTCTCCCCGTGACACCCACCCCCTGGTGCCCACCCAGGGATGCCCACCTCATGCTGCCCACCCCCAAACCTCACCCCTTGCTGCCCACCCCCCCGAGGTGCCCCCAGTGCTGACCATGACGACGTTGGCGAGGTGCGCTGAGCAGAGTGCATACACCCCCCCCGAGCCTCCAACCAGAGGTGCCCTCATGTCCGTGATGGAGACGGTGAGTGACCCTGTCACACGTTCCCCATTAATCAGGGGCAGAAgggacagcagggatggggatggggagacAGGTATGTGCCCACCTGCAAGGACACCGGCCAGGTAGAGGAAGCTGATGCGCAGGATGCCATGTACCATCTCCAGGGGCACCCCGATCatcagctgcaggagggcaTTGAAccccagctgctccagcctGCGGGGGACACCATGGGACACCGTAAGGTGACgtgtgggatgggatgggatgggatgggatggaggaaCCCGGCTGAGAGCAGGGACTCACCCCACGTGCATGAACATGTAGGTGAGGAAGCGCCAGGCGCGGGCGCGGTGCCCGGGGTGGTAGACCAAGGGGCTCTTCATGTACTCGGGGTGGTAGGTCTGCAGCACCCACTTGTTCAGCCGGGCCCCATAGCACAGGAACACGATGATCTGCGGGAAAACACGGGAGCGttgctccccagccctgcagggacaCTTCAGTCCTGCAGGGGGACATCACCACTGGGGACATCCCTCCCATTCGCCCCTCGTTTGAGTGCCCTGAAGGCACGGGCGCATCGCAGCCAGGGTCAGCCATCCCATCTGCCCTGGGGATGAGACCCCCCGTAGGGAGGGGACATCGCACATGGGGTCAGCCGGCCCTTCCACCACATGTCTGAGACCCCACGGGGTGCGCAGCATCACGTTTGGGATCTGCCAACCCACTGTAGGTGTAAGGCCCCGTGGGCACCACACAGCGACCGGGTTCGGGCACCTGGGTGAGGGTGACGGCTGCCATGAAGACCGGCGGGGGGCACGTGCGGTGCTGGTAGAAGTACCAGCGTCGGTCCATCTCGCAGGGCAGGATCTCGTAGGCCACGTAGCGAACGAAGCGCTTGTAGAAGCCCAGCCCGGTCTCATCGAGGAGCCCATCCCGGGGCAGGGCTCGCTGCCCGTTGGCTATGGCGCGTTTGAAGCTGCTCGAGCGCTTGCTGCTGATCTGCGGAGAGAGCCTGTGGCCACCGCCGCCACCACCAGCTGGGGGCAGCCTTGCACTGCAGGGTgcccgccccctccccaccccacttcaccccaccccaccccacccatGGTGGCACCCACCCGCTCCCATCGCCGCGTCACCCCCGGCACTGACCAGGTCTACCAGCTCCTGATAGCAGACCTGCCCTTCGTCATTGCCCTGTGCCAGGGCCACCAGCATGTCCAGCTTGGCGGGGTCCAGGGGCAGCTCATGGCTGTGCACGAGGCTGGCAAACGTCTCCACGCCGATGAAACCGGTGTTCTCAGGGTCAAGCTGCAGGGAGAACAGCACAGGCATGGGGCCAGGCTACGTCCTGGAGCAGGAACCTGCATCCCAACATGGGAACCCGCATCCCTAAGCAGCTGGGAGCCCCAGATCGCTGCCACCCCCTGCCCCTTgcctccaacccccccccacacacacacacacacagtgctgtgtCACTCACGGAGCTGTGCCATCCCCACGGCGAGCCACGCAGCCACCACTCTCCCACTCGGTTTTTCCCTGCCAGCCAGGAAGCCATGAAGCCAAACACACGcgaggtgctggcacagcctcctcctcctcctccttatTCTCCTCCCACACAGCTCTCATGCACCTGCATTTCCCAGCTCCACAGCacctgtgctggagcagcccaCATCGAATGGGCACCCCTTGTCCAATGGATACTCCACACAACCATGACCAATAGGTACCCAACACCATTGGGCACCCCTCACTACTGGGTACCCCACACCCCATCCCCACTGAGTGCAGAGTGGGGAGCACAGCGTTGGGTATAGGGTTGGGTGTAAGATTGGGTGCAGGGTTGGGTGCAGGGTTGGATGTAGGGTTGGGTGCAGGGTTGGATGTAGGGTTGGATGTAGGGTTGGGTGGAGGGGTGGGTGCAGGTTTAGGTGGAGGTTTGGGTGTAGGGTTGGGTGCAGTGTTGAGTGTAGAGTTGGGGTGCAGTGTTGGGTACAGGGCTGGGTGGAGGTTTGGGTGTAGGGCTGGGTGTAGGGTTAGGTATGGGATTGGGTGTAGGGCTGAAGTGAAGGGTTGGGGATACAGTTGGGGTGCAGGGTTGGTGTAGGGTTGGGGTGCACGTTTGGATGCAGGATGTGCACAGCACCACAACAACCACCAACACACAGACACAGGGAGCACCAGGTACCCCTTGTCCCCCCACCACACACATTCCACGTGCCATGTCACACCAGGACCCAACACACATCTTCTCATGCACTGAGCATCATTGGGAGCCACTGATGGACTGGGGGCATCTCCCTGCACACAACGCCGGGGGGACCCCACCCGTGCCGAAGGGCTGCAGGGCACCAGCGTGACCCCGACACCGCAGTGCCCAGCGGGGAGCGGGGGACTCGCCCAAGGTCAAGGAGGCAGCGGGGGGCGAGAGGGGCACCGCGACCCCCACGATGAATCCCCTCCCAGCCCGCGGCGATGCTGCCGACGCTGCTCGGGGTGGGTCGGGACGCGCCGCCGGGGCCGCCGGGAGGTgccgggctgcggggccggggaGCACCGAGCGGCATCGCGGCGGCGCCGGATCCTGCCCTGCGCTACGCAGCAGCGCTGCTCCCGCAATCAGGTCACGGGGCTCCGAGCCCGCAGCGGGGTTGCcgggtttggggggggggtccatCCAACGCCCTCGGCGCTCAGCACCCCGCCGTCCTTCAGGGATCCCGGGGGAGGCCACAAGTGAGCTGAGCTGCGCGGCCTCAGCGGCAGCACGCGCGCGCGATTTGGGGGCCCGGGGCACGACGCTCCCCGCTCCCGGAGCCCCCTCTtctccccgcagcccccccccctccgcgGGTTCTCACCTGCTCCTggatgagctgcagcagggagctccTGTCCATGCACCCGGCGGGCACCGGGCTCCGCCGCTCCCCCGCGCCCGGGGCCGGCGAGCCGGGCAGGGGAGcggagcgggcggcgggggcggcggggggggcggCTCTCCCCGCCAGCCCCGCGTTGCGCCGGGCCCGGCAGCGAGCTGCGTGCGCCGGGAGCCGCCGGTGGcagcggggcggcggcggcggcgggggcgggaGCGAAGCCGAACGGAGCCGCCCCCGCCGCAGCGCGCGGCGCAGCGCTCCCCCCTCCTCGCCGCGCACCCCCCTCCTCGTCCTCGTCGTCGTCCCCCCCCGCCCGCCACCCCGGGAACAGCGGCCGCTCCGCCCGCAGCACCGACCCCGAGTGCTGTGATGGGCTGCGGGGGGCGAGGAGGCACCGGGAACCTGAGGGATCCGATATGGGTTCGTGCATCGTGATGTGGGTACCAGAGCCTTGGTAAGGGTACCAGTGTCCCAGTATGGGTGCCAGCATCCTGCTATGGGCACATGCATCCCAGTGTGGGTATCAGCATCATGATATGGGTACTAGTGTCCCAGCATGGGTAACAGCATCCTGGCATGAGTACCAGCATCACGGTACTGGTACAGGTATGTTCATCCCAGTATATGTATATCCATCCCATTATGTTACCAGCATCCCAGTATGGGTTTGTACATCTTTCTATGGCAACCTGCCTTCTGAAATGGGAATCTGCATTGTGGTATGGAAACCTGCATCTCAGTACAGATATGAGCATCCTGGTACGAACATGTGAATCCCAGCATCAGGATCTGCATCGTTGTCCAGGAACCTGCATCCTGGTGCAAGTATCTGCATCCCAGTATGGATTCCAGCATCTCAGCATCAGGTAGGTGCTGCATCCGGCCCAGCTGCCTGTCAGATGATCCATCCCAATATCCCCCCACCGTGGGGACCCTGCTCTGCCATGAAAGGATCCCTCACatcagccccatccagcccctGAGTGCGAGCAGCAGCTCCCCGGGTCCCCCTCCCATGGGAGAGATGCTCTGTGTGGTTCAGCCGTCCCTGGGGCTGCCATGAGGCCCTGGAGAGGCACTGGGAAAATCCCTTTCCTGCACTGAGATCGTGTTCCTGGTGCCCAACGCCTGTGATGGAGCCTGCAGAGCCAGAAATAGCTGAGGGAAAGCTGCCGTCAGGAAACGGGAGCAAAGAGGGAGGTGGCacagagctgagtgctgcacCGCGCTGGAAAGCAGGGCCAGGGCCTCACCCAGAAGCCAGGCTTCCATTTGTACCCCAAATCCCCATAACTGTCCCCAGATGGATGGGCAGCCCCCGTCCCTCAGGACTCCTCCCTGCTGTGGGGACCCCCACCGCCCCCCCAGGCCAAGGGCAGCACAGTGCCAGGATACGGGCTGTGGATGGAAGGTGTgtaaaaatttatttcattgtagagaacaaaactaaaacagaacAGCTCCAGGACTCTGCCCCATGGACACGCtcctggcaggcagcaggatggaATGGGAATAGAAAAGCCCAAGGACTTGGCCCTATGGGAACCAGGGGAGAACCCCAAGCTGGCAAAAGCAGCTCTGGATGGATCCAGTGTcactgctgggatggggacagcacgGCAGGATGCTTCCCACAAACCATGGATTCCCCAACCCCTCACTGGCCCCAGGTTACAGTGAAAGTTTAAATAGACAAAGGGATAAAGGAACAACGAGCTGTCCCTCGGTGCTGCCCCGAGCTGCCTGTAAATAAGCCTACCCTGAGTGCAGCCTAAGAGCCAGTGCCACTTATTTCACCAGGAGCTCCCCCTGGCACAGCAGAAGTGGGCTGGGAGCCTGGGGTAGGGCTGAGTAGAGTGTGGAGCTCCGAGGACCAGCACAGGCTGGTATCACTCTTTGGGATGCTGAGAACAGGGGCAGCCCCAAACTCATGCTGGCTGAAATGCCAACTGGCTGGAGCTGGACATGGGGGAGAAACAGCTTCCAGTTGTACCAGGAGGTGCAACGCTCAGAGCCTCCTGCTCTGGAAGGGATCCACAGAGggaacagcaggacaaggaTCATACGATGGCACTGCCAGGCATCCTCAGCCCATGTAGTGTTCTCTGGCACTGGGAACACCAGTTGtgggggagagggaaaggaCATACAGGTAGGTAGGGGAGGAGGGCAGATGGGCCAAAATCCAGACAGAATGCTATTAGGAAACAGGGACTTGGGATGGGAGTGTGCCTTCTAGGGCCAAAGCtgtccagcactgctgcagcaggcagaaatcCTGACAGCCTcaatgctggcactgctgcacgTCCTGAGGGCTCCAGGAGCATCACCCTGCAGAACTCAAGGCTCCAGCAGAGCCCCCTGCAAAAGGGACGTGCCCAGCCCATGGACAGATAGAAACACTGTTTGAACATAAAAACAAACGTTACAAAATCATTAACAGAATAAAAGAAGGGAGTGATCCCTTTGGCTTCCAGGGAGGAGGCCCCCAGCTGCCACATAGACGAGGTGCTCAGGGGCCAGCGAGGTGAGGCTGACCGGTGCCAAGGATCGATCCTGCTGGTGCTGGGAACTCTGGCTTCTCTGGTCCCTGCAATTGAGGCTGGGGGAGGAGGATTTCCCACCAGGGACCAGCTGACCCTCATGGGGCATCACTCAGGACGGGGAGCCGGTGGCACAGGGAGGTCGGGGTGGAGAGCAGCTCTCACTTGTTCTTGGCCAGCACACGGTACAGCGTGAACCCCACCACGGCGGTgactgcagcccccagggccACCCGGAGCCAAAAGgatgcagctcccagctccacgGCGTTCAGGTGGCTgcaagggaagagagaagagatggGGTGAGTGATGTGAAAGGAAACAGGTGTCCAAATAAGCCTGACAGCTCTTGGGATGGTGCGGTGCAGCTCCAGGGATGAAACCCCATCTGATGGTGCtggtgcagcactgagcaccgTGAGGCTCCCAGCCCAATGCCGAGCGCCCGCCATGCGGCATCACCATCAAACCCAATGATGGCTGGTGGAAAGGAGGCAGGCTTCACCCTCCCACAGCCCTGAAATAGCACACCAACATCTAAATAATTAGTACGAGTGAGGAGGTACTCATCTTCCTTTCTAGGTCAGGCTGCTTTTACAGCTCCAAGTGCAGAGAGCCCCAGAAGTGGCCGCAGTGACACTGGCACAGGGGTGAGCaaatcagcagcagccaaggcaCTGACCTGGGGACAGTGAGGGAAGGGCCCTGTGCCCTCTGATCGTACACATTCCCTTCCTAAACACGTGCTGTCCTGCATCACTGTGCTCCTCTACGAGGAGAAAAGACGTATCCATTATTCATTCTCCACTAAATCGGGAGGAGAACAGCCAATCCTTGGCCCTCCATGAcgctgttatttatttataccaAATACTCTAAGatatagaaagaatatttaaattttaatactgcagaggggaaaaaaaaaaaaggtgttggctctaaaaataaagttgtttaTTGAAAAAAGCTAAAGGGAAAACCACTCGCTGGTAATCCCATCCTGTCCTCCAACGCACCCACACGCTCTCCTGGGAAGGGCAGAGCCCCCCCTGTGCTGCCCAGCCCCTTTCAGAAGCAGCTCCTTCCCAAAGCAACGTGAGGTCCTGCTCCTCTGATCTCTTTGCTGCTCCTGATCCACCTGATCAGGAGAAAACAgccaccacctcctccctgcaggCGCTGGCACACGAGGCTGCCTGCTCACCTTTCAGCACTTCTGTATCTCAgccttcaaaaaacaaagatcCTGCCGTGAGATCTTATCCAATAAATCTGCCACAGGCTGCACAAGGCAGAAGACAGTCGAGTCCCCTTTGCTCTCTCAGCTCGGGGAAAAAAGTGGCCCTTTCGTTCCCATTAATCACATAAGCAGACAATATCAAGAGCTCGGGAGAAACCACGGGGAATGCAAGGAGGGCAagctgcagcctcctgccctcagctcccagccaaCAGCCCCCTCTGCAGCACGGATACTAACGGGAACGTGGCGGCGGTGGCCAGCTTGGTGtagacagcagtgctgggcgGGCCCTGGCCGTGGCAGGAGAAGAGGAATGGTGGTGGGAGGCAGTGCTTGTAGCAGAACTCAGCAGGGGACAGCCCGGGCTGCTGGCTCACTTCTGGCAGGTCTGTCTTGGAGGCCACAAAAACGCAGGGGATCTGGCTGTCCATGTAGtgttgctgcaggcagaggagaGAAAGTGAGGGGTGAACAACTGGCCACTGCCCTGTGGATCTCCAGGGAGGGAATCACAAGGGTTCCCCAGCCAAGAGGGGACCAAGGAAGGAGGGCTCAGATAGCACCAGTGCCTCCTGGAGCTGTGGGCTCTAACTGTGGGGCAGGGGAAGGCTGTTCCTACACCCTCCTGGGAAatgcagggctgccactcaAAGCTGATGCCCCCCAGGTTGCCTGCACTCACCTTATAAATACTGGCACAGTAGCTGAAGGATTTGGGGTCACTCAGGTCATAGATCAAGCAGGCAACGTCGCAGGCTGCGTCTGATGGCTTTGTGAACTGCACCTCAGCACTGACCTcgtgcagctggagcaggaaaGGAAGGGTCAGGGGGCACAGCACTGCCGTGAGGAGATGGGGTTGGGTCTCACATCAACACACATGATGCACTGTAACAACCACAggcccagcacagcacatggGTGCTGCAATGATGCAATATGGATGGACAcagtccagccctgctgctgtgcccaggcAGACATAGCAGCAATGCCCCCCCCCGCACACACATACTTACTATAAGGTACTTTTCCTGGCCGTTGACCTGCACAGTATTGATCGTGTAGAGAGATGGCTCTCCTGGGCTCTCCCTCTGGACCTGCCATGGATGAAAACACCGTCTCAGACAGCAGGGAGAGTGCTTAGGGGAGGGAGAGCACTTCACGCTGCTCTGATCCCTGCGGTCTAACAGTCACTGCCCTTGAAAGCCAGCCAGAGTCTGCCACAAGACAAGGGCTGTTAGCAatgagcagggaaaaaaatcagcatcacCTTGGTCAGATCAGGAAAGGAACAGCCTCTGAGAATCCTTGGGATAAGCAGAGGGAGGGAACCCACAGCCTTACGCAAAATAAAGGGGCAAGAGCCACGGTGTGGAGGGGTGGTACAAAGCCCCGTGCTGGGATGCTGGGTCTGGCCagggcagggaggtgctggcacacagcagatTGCTCAGCGGCCTCAcgctctgcctcctgctccacCAGAGAGGGGAGCAGCCACTCACCGCGAGGCTCCTGCCGAGGAAGGCCTGCAGGAAGGCAGACTTGCCTGCGCCCCCGGCTCCCAGCACCTTGCATAGGAAGACGTTTCTCTGCGTCTGGCCTTTCTCCAGGTCAATCCTCTTCTCCCGGGTCACTGGCAGGAGAAAGTGCTGGTGAGTGCGAGGAGGACACCGAGCTGCCAGGAGGTGAGGGCAGTGCTGTACCTGTGAGGGCCTGAGTCTGGGAGTCCTGCTCCGAGAGGATGGGGTAGCCCAGGTAGCCGAGGCACTCCAGGCAGTGCCGCACATCCAGGTAGGCTATGAGGCTGAAGAGACAGAGCAGCATTGGGAAGCTGGTCAGGGGGATGCTGACAAGGTCAGCAAACACTACGTGACGGGACTAACAATGTGGGAGAGGGACTGAGCTTACGTCCACTGGCAGAGAAATCCATGCAGGGAAAGCAGGCCTTTATCAGTGGTGCATACCGTGTTGTAGAGCTCAGGGCCCCAGGGCATGCAGGGGAAGACACTGAAGaagttctgcagctctgcaggagagaGGGCACCATCCTGGTCCTGCCAAAACAAGTGGAAATCAGCAGCTGAGGCAGGACACAGCCTACGTGCACACGGCAGCTCTCTACAGCCACGTCAAGCACTGTCAGGGACCCCTCTCTAGGGGTCCTGGCACACTGAAGCCAACTCATTTCCTGCTGCAGAATGACACAGGGATCCTTTCAATAGCAGACATCAACTGCAAGCAAGGCCAGAGCTGCGTGACTGTGCAAAGAGCCTGAACCCCAGGGACACTCATCACTGTACAGCCAACAGGCACTGCCAGAAGGGATTCTGTTCTGTGACTAAAACTGGAGCCACCGCCAGCCCTGCCACTGGGAAGGACCTGTTCACATGCACCCTgtagctctgagctgctggtcCTGCCACGCTGcaggtctgtgctgcagggaaacCAGCCTGAGGCCTGCAAGCAGTTGCTGAGTCCTCCAGACAAACACATGCCAACACAGCAGCCTCAGGGTAGCATGTCACAGGGCCACACCACAGAAGATCTGCTGGCACGTGGGCACACAGAGACGTGTTTtgactcagtgctgcagctctcatGGAGCCACCATATCCCAGATGTACACCAACATGTAAATAAATTGATCAGATGCATGCAGATCTGAGACATCCCCTTCTCTCGCTCTCCAAAGAGACAGAGTATGGTACCAATTAATcgctttctttctccctctgcagTTCAGCATCCAGCATCCCTTCCA
This genomic window contains:
- the RHBDL1 gene encoding rhomboid-related protein 1 isoform X2; amino-acid sequence: MDRSSLLQLIQEQLDPENTGFIGVETFASLVHSHELPLDPAKLDMLVALAQGNDEGQVCYQELVDLISSKRSSSFKRAIANGQRALPRDGLLDETGLGFYKRFVRYVAYEILPCEMDRRWYFYQHRTCPPPVFMAAVTLTQIIVFLCYGARLNKWVLQTYHPEYMKSPLVYHPGHRARAWRFLTYMFMHVGLEQLGFNALLQLMIGVPLEMVHGILRISFLYLAGVLAGSLTVSITDMRAPLVGGSGGVYALCSAHLANVVMNWAGMRCPYKLLRMVLALVCMSSEVGRAVWLRFSPPLPASGPQPSFMAHLAGAIVGISMGLTILRSYEESLRDQCGWWVVLLSYGTFLLFAVFWNIFAYDLLGAQIPPPP
- the RHBDL1 gene encoding rhomboid-related protein 1 isoform X1: MASWLAGKNRVGEWWLRGSPWGWHSSLDPENTGFIGVETFASLVHSHELPLDPAKLDMLVALAQGNDEGQVCYQELVDLISSKRSSSFKRAIANGQRALPRDGLLDETGLGFYKRFVRYVAYEILPCEMDRRWYFYQHRTCPPPVFMAAVTLTQIIVFLCYGARLNKWVLQTYHPEYMKSPLVYHPGHRARAWRFLTYMFMHVGLEQLGFNALLQLMIGVPLEMVHGILRISFLYLAGVLAGSLTVSITDMRAPLVGGSGGVYALCSAHLANVVMNWAGMRCPYKLLRMVLALVCMSSEVGRAVWLRFSPPLPASGPQPSFMAHLAGAIVGISMGLTILRSYEESLRDQCGWWVVLLSYGTFLLFAVFWNIFAYDLLGAQIPPPP